A stretch of Synechococcus sp. MIT S9220 DNA encodes these proteins:
- a CDS encoding efflux RND transporter permease subunit, giving the protein MSASNNFITRPVLTTVCSILIVIVGLIAIPILPIENLPDIAPPTVKVRANYTGADAVSVEEGVTSVLEQQINGVENMDFIKSNSSADGVSSIDVAFASGTNGDINQVNVQNRVALAEPQLPEEVRKAGVSVNKASNSILLVYNFGSADPDQITYSAETISGLLDLNLTDAIKRVSGVGDLTYFGNRKLAFRLWLDPDKLTSFGLTSTDVVNQLSSQNRLVAAGQVGGEPSPKGQQFTFTVQLQGRLRSVEEFEQMVVRTAEEGGLVRLRDVGSVQLGGESYAVSATDLQGVPSVGLAVYQLSGSNALEVSDGVKQVLANFETTMPVGMKMEKIYDNTDFISASIQGVVNSLRDAVVLVVLILFLFLQNWKATLVPGIAIPVALIGTFGLVLGFGFSLNQLTLFGLVLATGLVVDDAITVIEDTSTKKSEGMTALQAAKATMDELFSAIIATSLVKFAVFLPVLFFPGATGTIYKQFAATVIFSIAISTFNALTFSPMLSALLLARESKDPGRRSYAIAGTVIGFVYGLLVVGAGAPLVLIPMAVGALIGLLLGRLIDRPLTLPCTFGGAMTGLILVGVSRVIPVTLYPALGLTLGWFTPIIFAKFNSAYAVMESRYASALEWALGRRRLVMSILGIGILLTAVAFRAIPGGFVPIEDQGYAIGVVQAPEGVSTQVTEAINQQVAAVLRTEKNITAASVFSGASLDGNSPNKGLFFFGTRNWSERKQRDQTVGAIVERLNQKLARSVDGARVFVVEPPAIPGYGTGGGFEFQLLDQSGGAYSLADFYGTAGRLIQAGNADPDLNRVYTLFAPESPQIEIQVDRDRMAAVDVDFGAAMQTFSINFGGLYVNDTFQEGKVRRVYVQADAESRATSERLSALYVKSSNGDLISLAEFFSVRETLGPTVVPHFNLYRAIKIEGTPAAGKSSGQAITAMKGIFETINPQGLSFDWTGISREEVKAGALAVVIFALGILAVYLVLSAQYESYSDPLIILMTVPTAMLGALAFLALRGEVLNVYAQVGLVMLIGLAAGNGILIVDMANQRMQAGADALEAAHFAAGSRLRPILMTAISSLFGFMPLVFASGAGARSQTSLGAVVFGGLLIATVLSLFVVPVFYVVLKSLLGPTQDPRLSSS; this is encoded by the coding sequence ATGTCCGCCTCTAATAATTTCATTACCAGGCCCGTTCTCACAACGGTTTGCAGCATCCTGATCGTGATCGTGGGATTGATTGCGATTCCAATTCTTCCGATCGAAAACCTCCCGGACATCGCTCCTCCCACCGTCAAGGTGAGGGCCAACTACACCGGTGCCGATGCCGTCTCTGTTGAGGAGGGTGTCACCAGTGTTCTTGAGCAGCAGATCAACGGTGTCGAGAACATGGACTTCATCAAGTCCAACAGTTCCGCCGACGGGGTCAGCTCCATTGATGTGGCTTTCGCCAGCGGCACCAACGGTGACATCAACCAGGTCAATGTTCAGAACCGTGTGGCTCTGGCAGAACCGCAACTCCCTGAGGAGGTGCGCAAGGCCGGCGTGAGCGTCAATAAAGCGTCTAACTCGATTCTGCTCGTTTACAACTTTGGCAGCGCGGATCCTGACCAGATCACCTACAGCGCTGAGACGATCAGTGGGCTGCTGGATTTGAATCTCACCGATGCCATCAAGCGGGTGAGCGGTGTCGGCGACCTCACCTACTTCGGCAATCGAAAACTGGCGTTTCGGCTGTGGCTTGACCCCGACAAGCTCACCAGTTTTGGCCTCACCTCCACCGATGTGGTCAACCAGTTGTCCAGTCAGAATCGTCTTGTCGCCGCCGGCCAGGTTGGTGGTGAGCCTTCCCCGAAAGGGCAGCAGTTCACCTTCACCGTGCAATTGCAGGGCCGCCTGCGCAGCGTTGAGGAATTCGAGCAGATGGTGGTGCGAACCGCTGAGGAGGGAGGGTTGGTGCGCCTCCGAGATGTGGGCAGCGTCCAACTTGGTGGTGAGTCCTATGCCGTCAGCGCGACCGATCTTCAGGGTGTTCCGTCTGTTGGTTTGGCTGTTTATCAGCTCTCGGGCAGTAATGCTCTCGAGGTCTCCGACGGCGTGAAGCAGGTGTTGGCCAACTTTGAGACGACCATGCCTGTGGGCATGAAGATGGAGAAGATCTACGACAACACCGACTTCATCAGCGCCTCCATCCAGGGCGTGGTGAATTCCCTGCGGGACGCGGTGGTGCTGGTGGTTCTGATTCTTTTTCTGTTTCTTCAGAACTGGAAGGCCACGCTTGTTCCGGGGATCGCAATCCCTGTGGCATTGATCGGCACCTTTGGCCTGGTCCTTGGCTTCGGCTTTTCCCTGAATCAGCTGACGCTGTTCGGTCTGGTGCTGGCCACGGGTCTCGTGGTCGACGATGCGATCACCGTGATCGAGGACACCTCCACCAAAAAATCGGAGGGGATGACGGCCTTGCAGGCAGCGAAAGCCACCATGGACGAGCTGTTCTCAGCGATCATCGCCACCTCGCTGGTGAAGTTCGCAGTGTTCCTGCCAGTTCTGTTTTTCCCTGGCGCGACAGGAACGATCTACAAACAGTTCGCAGCCACGGTGATCTTTTCGATCGCCATCTCCACCTTCAACGCTCTCACCTTCTCACCGATGTTGTCAGCACTGCTGCTGGCGCGTGAGTCAAAGGATCCCGGACGGCGGAGCTATGCCATCGCCGGCACGGTGATCGGTTTTGTGTATGGATTGCTGGTGGTCGGTGCTGGAGCACCTCTGGTGCTGATCCCGATGGCTGTTGGTGCCTTGATTGGTCTGCTGCTGGGGCGCTTGATCGATCGACCGCTCACACTGCCTTGCACCTTTGGTGGAGCCATGACCGGCTTGATTCTTGTGGGGGTCAGTCGGGTCATTCCAGTAACGCTCTATCCAGCTCTAGGCCTCACCCTGGGTTGGTTCACACCGATCATTTTCGCCAAGTTCAACAGCGCTTATGCCGTGATGGAGAGCCGCTACGCCTCCGCTTTGGAGTGGGCTCTCGGTCGTCGCCGACTGGTGATGAGCATCCTCGGCATCGGCATCCTGCTCACGGCCGTTGCTTTTCGGGCCATTCCCGGCGGGTTTGTGCCGATCGAAGATCAGGGTTATGCAATTGGCGTGGTGCAAGCGCCGGAGGGCGTCTCCACCCAGGTCACTGAAGCGATTAACCAGCAGGTGGCTGCCGTACTGCGTACGGAAAAGAACATCACTGCGGCATCAGTGTTTAGCGGTGCAAGCCTGGATGGCAACAGTCCCAACAAGGGACTGTTCTTCTTTGGCACCAGGAACTGGTCCGAGCGAAAGCAACGGGATCAGACCGTGGGCGCGATCGTGGAGAGGCTCAATCAGAAGCTCGCCCGTTCGGTGGATGGTGCCAGGGTGTTTGTTGTTGAACCTCCGGCCATCCCTGGCTATGGCACTGGCGGTGGATTCGAGTTTCAGCTTCTCGATCAGAGTGGTGGGGCCTACAGCCTGGCTGATTTTTATGGCACGGCAGGGCGACTGATCCAGGCGGGTAACGCAGATCCCGATCTCAACCGTGTCTATACGCTGTTCGCTCCTGAATCGCCACAGATCGAGATTCAGGTGGATCGCGATCGCATGGCCGCGGTTGACGTTGACTTCGGAGCTGCCATGCAGACCTTCAGCATCAATTTCGGCGGCCTCTATGTGAACGACACTTTTCAGGAGGGCAAAGTACGTCGTGTCTATGTGCAGGCTGATGCTGAAAGCCGTGCGACTTCCGAGCGCCTTTCAGCCTTGTACGTCAAAAGCTCTAACGGTGATCTGATTTCGCTCGCGGAGTTTTTCAGCGTGCGTGAAACGCTCGGCCCCACGGTGGTGCCTCACTTCAATCTCTATCGAGCCATCAAGATCGAAGGGACGCCTGCGGCCGGCAAGAGCTCTGGTCAGGCGATTACAGCGATGAAGGGGATCTTTGAGACCATCAATCCGCAGGGCCTCAGCTTCGACTGGACTGGGATTTCTCGTGAGGAAGTGAAGGCCGGTGCTTTGGCGGTGGTGATCTTTGCGCTTGGCATCCTGGCGGTGTATCTGGTGCTGTCGGCGCAATACGAAAGCTATTCCGATCCGCTGATCATTCTGATGACGGTACCGACAGCCATGCTGGGAGCACTCGCCTTCCTGGCCTTGCGAGGTGAGGTGCTCAATGTCTATGCCCAGGTGGGTCTGGTGATGTTGATCGGCCTGGCTGCTGGCAACGGAATCCTGATCGTGGATATGGCGAATCAGCGGATGCAGGCTGGTGCCGATGCACTGGAGGCTGCACATTTTGCTGCAGGTTCCCGCCTCAGGCCGATCTTGATGACAGCGATTTCCTCACTGTTCGGGTTCATGCCGCTCGTCTTCGCCAGTGGTGCTGGCGCCCGTAGTCAGACGTCCCTCGGAGCAGTTGTGTTTGGTGGTCTGTTGATTGCCACCGTTCTGTCGCTCTTCGTTGTGCCGGTGTTTTATGTCGTTCTCAAGTCTCTGCTTGGGCCTACGCAGGACCCGAGACTGAGTAGCTCATGA
- a CDS encoding efflux RND transporter periplasmic adaptor subunit has protein sequence MLAACGKGGDAQRPLPEVKKAAVSEAVFTEDVDTVSTLEAGDLVQLAAQASGRIIELKITQGDRVTAGQLLMTLDQAQEQAKLAGLKAKEQRDLLELKRYEFLVPLGAAEASERDQRRAIYIASREEVRAQEATLAYSNLQSPIAGTVADVSVQVGDVVRNGDPFTKLIRNNILEARVEVPSTYASRIRVGLPVLLSLPGRNEVMASSSVMSVDPGINSGTQALLVRAQFPNPDGKLRNGQRLRTRVQLDSRQQPSVPFAAVTQTSGQSFVFRLGTLKELEAQPGKADLARIKRGIDRGMIPSATLFALQTPVNLGSLQNNRYPVTKGLKLGQNVITSNLLSLRHGVPVKVQN, from the coding sequence GAGGATGTCGACACAGTCAGCACCCTGGAGGCCGGCGATCTGGTTCAGCTTGCGGCTCAGGCATCAGGCCGGATCATTGAATTGAAGATCACTCAGGGAGATCGGGTGACTGCAGGTCAGTTGCTCATGACCCTTGATCAAGCTCAGGAGCAGGCCAAACTGGCCGGGTTGAAAGCCAAAGAGCAGAGGGATCTGCTGGAGCTGAAACGCTATGAATTTTTGGTGCCGCTTGGTGCCGCGGAAGCCTCCGAGCGTGATCAGCGGCGCGCAATTTATATCGCCTCGCGAGAAGAGGTCAGAGCTCAGGAGGCCACGCTGGCTTACAGCAATCTGCAGTCACCGATCGCTGGAACAGTGGCGGACGTCTCCGTTCAGGTCGGGGATGTGGTGAGAAATGGCGACCCATTCACCAAGTTGATTCGAAACAACATCCTGGAGGCCAGGGTGGAGGTGCCGTCGACCTATGCCAGTCGCATCAGGGTGGGTCTACCGGTGTTGCTCAGTCTTCCGGGTCGCAATGAGGTGATGGCAAGCAGCTCGGTGATGTCGGTTGATCCTGGGATCAACTCCGGAACCCAGGCCCTTCTGGTGAGGGCTCAATTTCCCAATCCAGATGGCAAGCTGCGCAACGGTCAGAGGTTGCGGACCAGGGTTCAGCTCGACTCCCGTCAGCAGCCATCCGTTCCCTTCGCTGCCGTGACGCAGACGTCCGGTCAGAGTTTTGTGTTCCGTCTTGGCACTCTCAAAGAGCTTGAAGCGCAGCCTGGTAAGGCTGATCTGGCCAGGATCAAACGGGGAATTGACCGGGGAATGATTCCTTCCGCCACCCTGTTTGCGCTGCAAACGCCGGTCAATCTCGGTTCCCTCCAGAACAATCGTTATCCGGTCACCAAAGGTTTGAAGCTGGGCCAGAACGTGATCACCAGCAATCTTCTGAGCCTGCGTCACGGTGTGCCGGTGAAGGTGCAGAACTGA
- a CDS encoding LysR substrate-binding domain-containing protein, translated as MFDVFRLSCLDYLIWLRSGKDAALGLNCNQATVSRNAKSVAEFLDLDPCKLEGEWSLSGDLSLLNAERKVHQLYRWAYGKSMRIDAVYGVGSDYLNELPQPWVCGPSNFLNVSHPLALLRESILDAWLGCYPDVPVDDDEFVVINLTRYPSVFLVDQQHPLLQRKVELKLDDLQDFPVLSLPDGAFPKIQHHLKGLGFQRSTVGAVRHEVSRWEGRTEDQVTISYVTVHTIGNFHGKKVPLPLSTGLTVGDSLVVKRCFADSDYFRQLLLYLSQRAQSLSDSLDDLECCSDPFDWLSKSSTAES; from the coding sequence ATGTTTGACGTTTTTCGTCTTTCGTGTCTCGATTATCTGATTTGGCTGCGTTCTGGTAAGGATGCAGCTTTAGGTTTGAATTGCAATCAAGCAACAGTTTCTCGAAATGCTAAATCCGTTGCGGAGTTTCTCGATCTGGATCCTTGTAAGTTAGAAGGAGAGTGGAGCTTAAGTGGTGACCTATCTCTTCTGAATGCTGAGCGTAAAGTGCATCAGCTTTATCGCTGGGCTTATGGCAAGTCGATGAGAATAGATGCTGTTTATGGAGTTGGTTCTGATTATTTAAATGAACTGCCCCAGCCTTGGGTATGTGGGCCGTCTAACTTTTTGAATGTGAGCCATCCATTGGCACTCCTTAGGGAATCCATCTTGGATGCGTGGCTGGGTTGTTATCCGGATGTGCCAGTTGATGATGATGAGTTTGTTGTGATTAACCTTACTCGTTACCCATCTGTTTTTTTGGTTGATCAGCAGCATCCACTGTTGCAACGCAAAGTAGAGTTGAAGTTAGATGATCTACAAGATTTCCCTGTTTTATCATTGCCTGATGGTGCATTCCCCAAGATCCAACATCATCTGAAAGGATTGGGCTTTCAACGTTCAACTGTTGGAGCAGTTCGGCATGAGGTCAGTCGTTGGGAGGGACGAACTGAAGATCAGGTGACGATCAGTTACGTCACAGTTCATACGATTGGGAATTTCCATGGCAAAAAAGTTCCTTTGCCCCTCTCCACAGGTCTGACTGTGGGCGACTCATTGGTGGTCAAGCGTTGCTTTGCTGATTCTGACTATTTCAGGCAGCTGTTGCTCTATCTGAGTCAACGCGCTCAGTCACTTTCAGACTCCTTAGATGATTTGGAGTGTTGTTCTGATCCATTTGACTGGTTATCAAAATCAAGTACTGCTGAGTCTTGA
- a CDS encoding alpha-D-glucose phosphate-specific phosphoglucomutase, which produces MTASASAEPAPIFVRLEAPFTDQKPGTSGLRKSSAQFEQPHYLESFVEAVFRTLPGVQGGTLVLGGDGRYGNLRAINVILRMAAAHGLSKVIITTDGILSTPAASNLIRKREAIGGIILSASHNPGGPNGDFGVKVNGANGGPTPGSFTDAVFECTKSLEQYAIVEAPELSLGTPGTHHIGAMEVEIIDGVDDFVALMQQLFDFDQIRGLLGNDFPLAFDAMHAVTGPYAKRVFEDLLGAPAGSVRNGIPLEDFGGGHPDPNLTYAHDLADLLLKGDDYRFGAACDGDGDRNMILGHHCFVNPSDSLAVLTANATLAPAYASGLAGVARSMPTSSAVDVVAKELGIECFETPTGWKFFGNLLDAGRITLCGEESFGTGSNHVREKDGLWAVLFWLQILAVRRCSVADIMSSHWERFGRHYYSRHDYEAVPTDAAHGLYDRLEGLLPGLIGQPFAGRTITGADNFSYTDPVDQSVTQGQGLRILLEDGSRVVVRLSGTGTKGATIRVYLESYVPSSGDLHQDPQIALADMISSINSLAEIQQRTGMDCPTVIT; this is translated from the coding sequence ATGACCGCCTCCGCCTCGGCAGAACCCGCTCCAATCTTCGTGCGGCTCGAAGCCCCTTTCACCGACCAGAAGCCGGGCACCTCCGGATTGCGCAAAAGCAGTGCTCAGTTTGAACAACCGCACTATCTCGAAAGTTTCGTTGAGGCTGTGTTTCGCACCCTTCCGGGCGTGCAAGGAGGCACGTTGGTGCTCGGAGGCGATGGCCGTTACGGCAATCTGCGTGCCATCAATGTGATCCTGCGCATGGCCGCAGCCCATGGCCTGAGCAAGGTGATCATCACCACCGATGGCATTCTCTCCACGCCGGCCGCGTCCAACCTGATCCGCAAACGCGAGGCCATTGGCGGAATCATCCTTTCAGCCAGCCACAATCCAGGCGGCCCCAATGGCGATTTCGGAGTGAAGGTGAATGGAGCCAACGGTGGCCCCACACCAGGATCCTTCACCGATGCGGTGTTCGAGTGCACCAAGTCACTGGAGCAATACGCCATTGTTGAAGCTCCCGAGCTGAGTCTCGGGACTCCAGGAACACACCACATCGGTGCCATGGAGGTTGAGATCATCGATGGTGTCGATGACTTTGTGGCATTGATGCAGCAACTGTTCGATTTCGATCAGATCAGGGGTCTGCTGGGCAACGATTTCCCGCTGGCCTTCGACGCGATGCACGCTGTCACGGGTCCCTACGCCAAACGTGTCTTCGAGGATCTGCTGGGAGCACCAGCCGGCAGCGTGCGCAATGGCATTCCACTTGAAGATTTCGGCGGCGGGCATCCGGATCCCAACCTCACGTACGCCCATGATCTGGCGGATCTTCTCCTCAAGGGAGACGACTACCGCTTCGGTGCAGCCTGCGACGGTGACGGCGACCGCAACATGATCCTCGGTCACCACTGTTTCGTGAATCCCAGCGACAGCCTGGCCGTCCTCACGGCCAATGCCACCCTGGCTCCGGCCTATGCCTCAGGCCTGGCAGGCGTCGCGCGCTCCATGCCCACCAGCTCCGCTGTTGATGTGGTGGCGAAGGAACTGGGCATTGAATGCTTCGAGACGCCAACCGGCTGGAAGTTCTTCGGAAATCTGTTGGATGCCGGCCGCATCACGCTCTGCGGCGAAGAAAGTTTCGGCACCGGCAGCAACCACGTGCGTGAAAAAGACGGTCTTTGGGCCGTGCTGTTCTGGTTGCAGATCCTCGCAGTGCGTCGTTGCAGCGTGGCGGACATCATGAGCAGCCACTGGGAGCGCTTTGGGCGGCACTACTACTCACGTCATGACTATGAGGCAGTGCCCACCGATGCAGCCCATGGTTTGTATGACCGTCTCGAAGGCCTCCTGCCTGGTCTGATCGGCCAACCCTTCGCCGGTCGCACCATCACTGGGGCCGACAATTTCAGTTACACCGACCCTGTGGACCAATCGGTCACCCAGGGCCAGGGCCTGCGCATCCTTTTGGAGGACGGCAGCCGCGTTGTCGTGCGCCTCTCTGGCACTGGAACCAAGGGAGCCACCATCCGGGTGTATCTCGAGAGCTATGTGCCCAGCAGTGGTGATCTCCATCAGGATCCCCAGATCGCCTTGGCCGACATGATCAGCAGCATCAACTCGCTGGCGGAGATTCAGCAGCGCACAGGAATGGACTGCCCCACCGTGATCACCTGA